CTAGATATTTTTTCATATTTAGATAATGAAATATCAATAGAAGAAATAGCTGACCAAAGTACATATGATATAAGAAACTTAAAATTAATACTGAATGCTTTAGCATCCATACATCTAATTGAAAAACATGAAAACAAGTTTGTTAATACAGAGGAGGGGAAATTCTATCTATCAAAATCAAGTAAATATTATATTGGAGATGCCATATTATTTAGGAATGAAATGATGTCATTAGATAATATTGAGAACAGAGTAAGATTTGGTCCAGATAAAGCTATTACTCAACATAATCAAGGGCAAAAAGTCTATAATTTCACTAAATTAGCAAAAGTAAGCATCCCAGAGATATATCTATGGCGAATAGAACCATTGATAAATCTTATGAATACAATATATCAGGATAGTGAACCTAATAAAATATTAGATCTAGGTGGAGGTTCAGGCGCTATGGGAATAGAGTTGTGTAAAGCTTTCCCTAACTCAAAAGGTGTTATTTTTGAAGAACCTAAAGTTTCGCTAGTAGCAGAAGATTTAATTTCAAAGAATAATCTAAGTACAAGAGTATCTGTGCAAAAAGGTGACTTCATAAAAGATGACATTGGAAGTGGTTACGATATAATAATTGCCTCAGGCATTATAGACTTTGCAAAAGACCATTTACAGGATTTTGTAAAAAAACTATATGACGCTCTTAATAAAAATGGTATAATATATCTAATAACCCATGGATTCAGTGAAGATTATCTAGAACCTTCTGAAACTATACTGGGATGGCTGTCAAGTCATTTGGATGGTCTTAATTTACTTCTACCTGATAAGGTTATTCAAGATGCAATGACAGATAGTGGGTTTAGACTATATAAACAAGATAAAAGTGGTAATCACAGCATAAAGGTTTACCAAAAATAAACACATAAGAGCAGAGGGAGTTAATTAAATGAATGCCAAGAACAATGTTTTAGAATCTTTTATATCAATGACAGAGAAAGTTGCAAACGGTAAAACCAATGTTTTAGATTTTGGTAGTGAAAACATGAAATTTTATCGAGGCGAAATACATATGATTAAAATGATTGGAGATAATCCTGGCATCTATAGCTCGGAAATGGCTAGAAAATTTGGTATAACTAGAGCTGTTGTCTATAAAACAGTATTAAAATTAGAAAAAAGAGCATTGATTATTAAGGTCAATGATGAGGCAGATAAGAAAAAGACTAAATTATTTTTAACTGAAGATGGAGAGAAAGCTTACAAATTTCATGAACAATATCATAACAATTTTGATAAAGCTTTGTTTGATTTTTTAGATAGTCTTAACGAAGACGAATTACAATTAATACAAAAATTTCTTAATTACTCAAATAAATTAATAGATAATCATTTCTAAGGATAGAGGAGGTTTTTTTTTATGAAGTCAATGA
The window above is part of the Vallitalea guaymasensis genome. Proteins encoded here:
- a CDS encoding methyltransferase; amino-acid sequence: MNNKKLVANTYYKMVTNHRESQLFFAALKLDIFSYLDNEISIEEIADQSTYDIRNLKLILNALASIHLIEKHENKFVNTEEGKFYLSKSSKYYIGDAILFRNEMMSLDNIENRVRFGPDKAITQHNQGQKVYNFTKLAKVSIPEIYLWRIEPLINLMNTIYQDSEPNKILDLGGGSGAMGIELCKAFPNSKGVIFEEPKVSLVAEDLISKNNLSTRVSVQKGDFIKDDIGSGYDIIIASGIIDFAKDHLQDFVKKLYDALNKNGIIYLITHGFSEDYLEPSETILGWLSSHLDGLNLLLPDKVIQDAMTDSGFRLYKQDKSGNHSIKVYQK
- a CDS encoding MarR family winged helix-turn-helix transcriptional regulator, with translation MNAKNNVLESFISMTEKVANGKTNVLDFGSENMKFYRGEIHMIKMIGDNPGIYSSEMARKFGITRAVVYKTVLKLEKRALIIKVNDEADKKKTKLFLTEDGEKAYKFHEQYHNNFDKALFDFLDSLNEDELQLIQKFLNYSNKLIDNHF